In Streptomyces sp. RFCAC02, the following proteins share a genomic window:
- a CDS encoding caspase family protein, producing MTGGLAAPGVRAVLVGTGGHVPGSELQRLPSVDTTLDDLRTALSEVCGMDPRHITRVPARATPAEVIAAVEEARDRAAGPVLFHYAGHGLLGPRDELYLATHGGRSARHIAQAVPYRTLRDLLGEAPHGSIVVLDCCFSGRATAPPADGGARNPFATARPRGSFLLTSASHYALSFAPEGERHTLFTGRLLRLLTEGDPAGPPWLTADGLHAALDRAFADDGRVRPARHSEGTLGSLVIARNRAYAPAPTAAGEAEPPADVPCPYPGLEPFRTEDSAHFFGRDDLAARLLDAVDGDGGPVVLVGASGAGKSSLLRAGLLAGLAARRHALLLPAPGEHPMRALTALWAEATGRPTDEVRSALDAGRPPDALPGRPAPSVLVVDQFEEVFTRCADPRERAAFVAALAGAGPRVVIGLRADHYGSCLDHPELERALSHAITVPPMREADLRAAVENPAAAAGLVIEPGLTERLLHDLREGRPAADAGGAMPFLAHALRGTWLRRSGTRLTLAGYEATGGIWRSVATTGEDLYTSLPADGRRTARELLLRLVHLPPDGGAAVPRHRVPLADLPDGSEEIRDRLARARLLTVGRDTAQMAHEALLRAWPRLRRWIEEDAAALLVRQRLRAAAAEWDAAGRDAAFLYRSGRLEAALGLAGLSTVEREFLAAGEEAAAGERRRETRRRRILRRAAGGLVLALVMTIAATVVAVRQQRAAEEQQELATARALIAEAGTLRTDDPRRALALGLAAHALEPSAETRRSLFETLSGPFRGSSALPYTGNATFSPDGRTLALPGLDDVSLWDVGGLPVPDAPAARLPCRWSAPDRPLIGGPDGRTLAAPCDGKVTLWDMGAPGEEPRRLASLGVDGLPGGARAVALSDDGTMLAAVGWRDEEDAGEEGGALVLWDVTDPRQPRRLSVTEGVEGADGVVLGPDGRTLATVSDRIGSSGLVLWDLTDPGRPRPGDRVAADEGAVFSRDGGLLVTGRSRFVTLVDVTSPGRAEVLAEWPVTTDFVTAFAFSPDGARLATGGFGGTLTLWNLDDPREPRREAAMGGHRTGIDALAFDRDGRSLSSAGGDELRRWDLAAAARVVATTAVGVPALDMALSRDGAVLAVNRVDELQLWDMTDPAALRRIAVLPAREGGTSDLALSADGTVLAAAYSEAVELWDVADPAAARRVGELPVGTDVFPAVAFAPDAPLLSLCGTDLGLWDVSDPAAPARTASLTDTSYCSGTVTFSPDGSRLLVRTVEGDTSLWDYGAGRSGLVPLTGGLGEDDGIFSPDGTLVATASYLWDVRDPGDPEALGRTGGTPLAFHPDGTLLAAVGERGTVELWSVTDTRRPHEASGLVHSAAVDDMLFTPDGHALTLSDSNLYTWDLGDLPVIAADTVGMACRLTDGGFGSFEWAAYVPDVPFRESCPSG from the coding sequence ATGACGGGCGGCCTCGCGGCACCGGGCGTCCGCGCGGTCCTCGTCGGCACCGGCGGCCATGTCCCCGGCTCGGAACTCCAGCGGCTCCCCTCCGTCGACACCACGCTCGACGACCTCCGGACCGCGCTGAGCGAGGTCTGCGGCATGGACCCTCGGCACATCACCCGCGTCCCGGCCCGCGCGACTCCCGCCGAGGTGATCGCCGCGGTGGAGGAGGCGAGGGACCGGGCCGCCGGGCCCGTGCTGTTCCACTACGCGGGCCACGGGCTCCTCGGCCCCCGGGACGAGCTGTACCTCGCCACCCACGGCGGCCGGTCCGCCCGCCACATCGCGCAGGCCGTCCCGTACCGCACCCTGCGCGACCTGCTGGGCGAGGCACCCCACGGCAGCATCGTCGTCCTCGACTGCTGCTTCTCCGGGCGCGCCACCGCCCCGCCGGCGGACGGCGGGGCACGGAACCCGTTCGCCACCGCCCGGCCGCGCGGCAGTTTCCTGCTCACCTCCGCCTCCCACTACGCCCTCTCCTTCGCCCCGGAGGGCGAGCGCCACACCCTGTTCACGGGGCGGCTGCTGCGGCTCCTCACCGAGGGCGACCCGGCCGGGCCGCCGTGGCTGACCGCCGACGGGCTGCACGCGGCGCTGGACCGCGCGTTCGCGGACGACGGGCGCGTCCGCCCGGCCCGTCACAGCGAGGGCACCCTGGGCTCGCTCGTCATCGCCCGCAACCGCGCCTACGCCCCCGCGCCCACCGCGGCCGGGGAGGCCGAGCCGCCGGCGGACGTGCCGTGCCCCTACCCCGGCCTGGAACCGTTCCGCACCGAGGACAGCGCGCACTTCTTCGGCCGGGACGACCTGGCCGCCCGGCTGCTCGACGCGGTGGACGGCGACGGCGGCCCGGTCGTGCTCGTCGGGGCGTCGGGCGCGGGAAAGTCGTCCCTGCTGCGCGCCGGACTGCTCGCCGGCCTGGCGGCCCGCCGGCACGCCCTGCTCCTGCCCGCCCCCGGGGAGCACCCCATGCGGGCACTGACCGCACTGTGGGCCGAGGCCACGGGGCGGCCCACGGACGAGGTGCGCTCCGCGCTCGACGCCGGCCGCCCACCGGACGCCCTGCCCGGACGGCCCGCCCCCTCCGTGCTCGTGGTCGACCAGTTCGAGGAGGTCTTCACCCGCTGCGCCGACCCGCGCGAGCGCGCCGCGTTCGTCGCCGCCCTGGCCGGTGCGGGGCCGCGGGTGGTCATCGGCCTCCGCGCCGACCACTACGGAAGCTGCCTCGACCACCCCGAACTGGAACGGGCACTGTCCCACGCCATCACCGTGCCGCCGATGCGCGAGGCGGACCTGCGTGCGGCCGTCGAGAACCCGGCCGCCGCTGCGGGGCTGGTCATCGAACCCGGGCTGACCGAGCGGCTGCTGCACGACCTGCGCGAGGGGCGCCCCGCGGCCGACGCCGGCGGCGCGATGCCCTTCCTCGCCCACGCGCTGCGCGGGACATGGCTGCGGCGCAGCGGAACGCGCCTCACCCTCGCCGGCTACGAGGCCACCGGCGGCATCTGGCGCTCGGTCGCCACCACCGGCGAGGACCTGTACACCTCCCTCCCGGCGGACGGGCGGCGGACGGCACGGGAGCTGCTGCTGCGCCTCGTGCACCTGCCCCCGGACGGCGGCGCCGCCGTCCCGCGCCACCGGGTCCCGCTGGCGGACCTGCCGGACGGGTCGGAGGAGATCCGGGACCGGCTGGCCCGCGCCCGTCTGCTCACCGTCGGCCGGGACACGGCGCAGATGGCCCACGAGGCGCTGCTGCGGGCGTGGCCCCGGCTGCGGCGCTGGATCGAGGAGGACGCGGCCGCGCTGCTGGTGCGGCAGCGGCTCCGCGCGGCCGCGGCCGAGTGGGACGCCGCCGGGCGCGACGCGGCGTTCCTCTACCGGTCCGGCCGTCTCGAAGCCGCCCTGGGGCTCGCCGGACTGTCCACCGTGGAGCGGGAGTTCCTGGCCGCCGGTGAGGAGGCGGCGGCCGGCGAGCGCCGCCGCGAGACGCGGCGCAGACGGATCCTGCGGCGCGCGGCCGGCGGCCTGGTGCTGGCCCTCGTCATGACGATCGCGGCGACCGTGGTGGCCGTACGGCAGCAGCGGGCCGCCGAGGAGCAGCAGGAACTGGCCACCGCGCGCGCCCTGATCGCCGAGGCCGGGACGCTGCGCACCGACGACCCCCGCCGGGCGCTCGCCCTGGGACTGGCCGCCCACGCCCTCGAACCCTCGGCCGAGACCCGCCGGAGCCTCTTCGAGACCCTGTCGGGTCCGTTCCGTGGCAGCTCCGCGCTGCCCTACACCGGGAACGCGACGTTCAGTCCCGACGGGCGGACCCTGGCCCTCCCCGGTCTCGACGACGTGTCTCTGTGGGACGTCGGAGGGCTCCCCGTCCCCGACGCACCGGCCGCGCGCCTGCCGTGCCGGTGGTCGGCCCCCGACCGCCCGCTCATCGGCGGTCCGGACGGCCGGACGCTCGCCGCCCCCTGCGACGGGAAGGTGACGCTGTGGGACATGGGAGCGCCCGGTGAGGAGCCGCGCAGACTCGCGTCCCTCGGCGTCGACGGCCTGCCGGGCGGGGCGCGGGCGGTGGCCCTGAGCGACGACGGCACCATGCTTGCCGCGGTGGGGTGGCGGGACGAGGAGGACGCCGGGGAGGAGGGCGGCGCGCTCGTGCTGTGGGACGTGACGGATCCCCGGCAGCCCCGGAGGCTGTCCGTCACGGAGGGCGTGGAGGGGGCGGACGGCGTGGTCCTCGGCCCGGACGGCCGTACGCTCGCCACCGTCTCGGACCGGATCGGGTCGAGCGGCCTGGTCCTGTGGGACCTCACGGACCCCGGACGGCCCCGGCCCGGCGACCGGGTGGCCGCCGACGAGGGAGCCGTCTTCAGCCGGGACGGCGGTCTGCTCGTCACCGGACGGTCGCGGTTCGTCACGCTCGTCGACGTCACGTCGCCGGGCAGGGCCGAGGTACTGGCCGAGTGGCCCGTGACCACCGACTTCGTCACGGCCTTCGCGTTCTCGCCGGACGGCGCGCGGCTGGCGACCGGCGGCTTCGGCGGAACCCTCACCCTGTGGAACCTGGACGACCCCCGGGAACCGCGCCGGGAGGCCGCCATGGGAGGGCACCGCACCGGCATCGACGCGCTGGCGTTCGACAGGGACGGCCGCTCGCTGTCGTCGGCGGGCGGCGACGAGCTCAGGCGCTGGGACCTCGCGGCCGCCGCCCGGGTCGTGGCGACGACCGCCGTCGGCGTGCCGGCACTGGACATGGCATTGTCCCGGGACGGCGCGGTCCTGGCCGTGAACCGGGTCGACGAACTCCAGCTCTGGGACATGACCGACCCGGCCGCACTCCGGCGTATCGCCGTCCTCCCCGCCCGGGAGGGAGGGACGAGCGACCTCGCCCTCAGCGCCGACGGCACCGTCCTGGCCGCCGCCTACTCCGAGGCCGTCGAACTGTGGGACGTCGCCGACCCGGCCGCCGCACGCAGGGTCGGTGAACTGCCCGTCGGGACCGACGTCTTCCCCGCCGTCGCCTTCGCCCCCGACGCGCCGCTGCTGTCGCTGTGCGGCACGGACCTCGGCCTGTGGGACGTCTCGGACCCGGCGGCCCCGGCGAGGACGGCCTCCCTCACGGACACCTCCTACTGCTCGGGGACCGTGACCTTCAGCCCCGACGGCAGCCGCCTTCTGGTCAGGACCGTGGAGGGTGACACCAGCCTGTGGGACTACGGGGCCGGCCGGTCCGGGCTGGTGCCGCTGACCGGCGGGCTCGGGGAGGACGACGGGATCTTCAGCCCCGACGGCACACTCGTGGCCACCGCGTCGTACCTGTGGGACGTCCGCGACCCCGGCGACCCGGAGGCACTGGGCAGGACCGGCGGTACGCCGCTGGCGTTCCACCCGGACGGCACGCTCCTGGCCGCCGTGGGAGAGCGCGGCACGGTCGAGCTGTGGAGCGTCACCGACACCCGGCGGCCGCACGAGGCGAGCGGCCTCGTCCACTCCGCCGCCGTGGACGACATGCTCTTCACACCGGACGGGCATGCCCTGACCCTCAGCGACAGCAACCTGTACACGTGGGACCTCGGCGACCTCCCGGTGATCGCGGCGGACACCGTCGGGATGGCGTGCCGGCTCACGGACGGCGGCTTCGGCTCCTTCGAATGGGCGGCGTACGTGCCCGACGTGCCGTTCCGGGAGAGCTGCCCCTCCGGGTGA
- a CDS encoding PH domain-containing protein, which produces MASSAERALGRPLSKHRTDERGRRRRAVRALVTGIVVTVAGAAAAPAGLPLPACAVLVVLGLLLVCRGVVRARDARRAGTEMFTVRERGFAHRRAGYSRVVPWEDVTGVEEVRFGRPLTRAAGRDTALRIRLTDGTALRVTAFTEDPGGLAAVVREHTPAGAPPVKDADVAPATA; this is translated from the coding sequence ATGGCCTCTTCCGCCGAACGAGCCCTGGGCCGGCCGCTGAGCAAGCACAGGACCGATGAACGAGGGCGCCGCCGCCGGGCCGTCCGCGCGCTGGTCACGGGGATCGTCGTGACCGTGGCCGGCGCGGCCGCCGCCCCGGCCGGGCTCCCGCTGCCGGCCTGCGCCGTGCTGGTGGTCCTCGGCCTGCTGCTGGTGTGCCGGGGCGTGGTGCGGGCGCGGGACGCGCGGCGCGCGGGGACGGAGATGTTCACGGTCAGGGAGCGCGGGTTCGCGCACCGGCGGGCCGGATACTCCCGGGTGGTGCCCTGGGAGGACGTGACCGGGGTGGAGGAGGTCCGGTTCGGCCGCCCGCTGACGCGCGCCGCGGGGCGCGACACCGCCCTGCGGATCAGGCTCACGGACGGGACGGCACTGCGGGTCACCGCGTTCACGGAGGACCCGGGCGGCCTCGCCGCCGTGGTGCGGGAGCACACGCCGGCCGGTGCTCCCCCGGTGAAGGACGCGGACGTGGCACCGGCCACGGCCTGA
- a CDS encoding GNAT family N-acetyltransferase: protein MTDGYRIGTASTADLRLFRQWAAAEGWNPGRSDPLAFQAADPGGFFTGRLDGEPVASLSGVRYGRDHAFLGLYMVRPELRGRGLGLRLWRAVMEHVAGRNTGLDGVAEQRDNYRRSGFRAAWEHIRYEGVPAIDGAAPGVTVIDGRSVPLADLLALDRRYFPAPRDAFLSLWVGLPEHVSLAAVTDGALSGFAVLRPTETGARVGPVYAASEAVALALIGGLAARVPGSPVALDVPDVNAPAVRLAERLGLRPSFACTRMYTGPVPDVDLPGIWAATSVELG from the coding sequence ATGACGGACGGGTACCGGATCGGGACGGCGAGCACGGCGGATCTGCGGCTGTTCCGGCAGTGGGCCGCCGCGGAGGGCTGGAACCCGGGGCGGTCGGACCCCCTCGCGTTCCAGGCGGCGGACCCGGGCGGCTTCTTCACCGGCCGGCTCGACGGGGAACCGGTCGCCTCGCTCTCCGGCGTCCGCTACGGCCGTGACCACGCCTTCCTCGGTCTGTACATGGTCAGGCCCGAGCTGCGCGGCCGGGGTCTCGGGCTGCGGCTGTGGCGGGCGGTCATGGAGCACGTGGCCGGGCGGAACACCGGCCTCGACGGGGTGGCCGAGCAGCGGGACAACTACCGCAGGTCCGGCTTCCGCGCGGCCTGGGAGCACATCAGGTACGAGGGCGTGCCGGCCATCGACGGGGCCGCGCCGGGCGTCACCGTGATCGACGGCCGCTCCGTTCCCCTCGCCGATCTCCTCGCCCTCGACCGGCGGTACTTCCCCGCGCCGAGGGACGCCTTCCTGTCCCTGTGGGTCGGCCTGCCGGAGCACGTGTCGCTCGCCGCCGTGACGGACGGCGCGCTGAGCGGGTTCGCGGTGCTGCGGCCGACGGAGACGGGGGCGCGCGTCGGACCGGTGTACGCGGCGTCCGAGGCGGTCGCGCTGGCCCTGATCGGCGGGCTCGCGGCCCGCGTGCCCGGGTCCCCTGTCGCCCTGGACGTCCCGGACGTGAACGCCCCGGCCGTCCGGCTGGCCGAACGCCTTGGCCTGCGCCCGTCGTTCGCCTGCACCCGGATGTACACCGGTCCCGTGCCGGACGTGGACCTGCCCGGCATCTGGGCGGCGACCAGCGTCGAACTGGGGTGA
- a CDS encoding MFS transporter — protein sequence MDTSRTDPDDRRPREHAEHVRPNASAPAPRRAVWRRFAMDTRPLRRPAYRRLWTSTIVTAVGSQLTAVAVPKQIYDITGSSAWVGWASLAGLVPLAVFGLWGGAIADLVDRRRLLLVSDCGIAATSLLLWAQAAAGLDSVALLMVLLAVQQAFFGLESPTRNASVSRLVPGDEIAAAAALGSTVSGTGMLAGPLLAGALIPVIGLPTLYLIDVIALCAAVWAVWLLPALPPLHTAAADTRSALRSAGREVVAGFRYMAAHRVLMLSFLADIIAMVLGMPRALFPQLAAETFAPYGEDLALGLLYAAIPVGAVLGGLASGTYSRVRRHGLMVIGSIVAWGVAVVGFGLSGSLWLALVFLAAGGVADMVSMVFRNAIMLSAATDAMRGRLQGAFTVVVAGGPRVADALHGVAGSAFGPRTAIVAGGAAVIVCMLAMAVPPSLRGHRG from the coding sequence GTGGACACCAGCAGAACAGACCCCGACGACCGCCGGCCCCGTGAGCACGCGGAACACGTACGCCCCAACGCGTCGGCCCCCGCGCCCCGGCGCGCCGTGTGGCGGCGCTTCGCGATGGACACCCGGCCGCTGCGCCGGCCCGCCTACCGCCGGCTGTGGACGTCGACGATCGTGACAGCCGTCGGCAGCCAACTGACCGCCGTGGCCGTGCCGAAGCAGATCTACGACATCACGGGGTCCTCGGCCTGGGTCGGCTGGGCGAGCCTCGCGGGGCTCGTGCCGCTCGCGGTCTTCGGGCTGTGGGGCGGCGCGATCGCCGACCTGGTGGACCGGCGTCGTCTGCTGCTGGTGAGCGACTGCGGCATCGCCGCCACATCGCTGCTGCTGTGGGCGCAGGCCGCCGCCGGACTCGACTCCGTCGCCCTCCTCATGGTGCTGCTGGCCGTCCAGCAGGCGTTCTTCGGGCTGGAGTCACCGACGAGGAACGCGTCCGTCTCCCGGCTCGTGCCGGGCGACGAGATCGCGGCCGCGGCCGCCCTCGGCTCCACCGTCTCCGGCACCGGCATGCTGGCCGGTCCGTTGCTGGCCGGGGCGCTGATACCGGTCATCGGCCTGCCCACGCTCTACCTGATCGACGTCATCGCGCTGTGCGCCGCGGTGTGGGCGGTGTGGCTGCTGCCCGCTCTGCCGCCTCTGCACACGGCCGCCGCCGACACACGGTCGGCGCTGCGGTCCGCCGGCCGGGAAGTCGTCGCCGGCTTCCGCTACATGGCGGCGCATCGGGTGCTGATGCTGTCGTTCCTCGCGGACATCATCGCGATGGTCCTCGGTATGCCGCGGGCGCTGTTCCCGCAGCTCGCGGCGGAGACGTTCGCGCCGTACGGGGAGGACCTGGCGCTCGGGCTGCTGTACGCCGCCATCCCGGTGGGCGCGGTGCTCGGCGGCCTCGCCTCGGGAACGTACTCCCGTGTGCGGCGGCACGGACTGATGGTGATCGGCAGCATCGTCGCCTGGGGCGTGGCCGTCGTGGGATTCGGGCTGAGCGGGAGCCTGTGGCTCGCGCTGGTGTTCCTCGCCGCCGGGGGTGTGGCGGACATGGTGTCGATGGTGTTCCGCAACGCGATCATGCTGTCGGCCGCGACCGACGCGATGCGCGGCCGGCTCCAGGGCGCGTTCACGGTCGTGGTGGCGGGCGGCCCGCGGGTCGCCGACGCCCTGCACGGCGTCGCGGGCTCGGCCTTCGGACCGCGGACGGCGATCGTCGCGGGCGGGGCGGCCGTGATCGTGTGCATGCTGGCGATGGCGGTGCCGCCGTCGCTGCGCGGCCACCGCGGCTGA
- a CDS encoding ABC transporter ATP-binding protein, which produces MASWEGPLDHRYQGEHPIRTLAYLFRPHRWRLLAACLVFTVKHSPIWLLPMVTAAIVDTVVQHLPLGRLWTSAGLIMVILAINTPLHLVWVRLMHGSVRRTGTALRSALCTRMQHLSIGYHWRVSAGVLQTKVVRDVETVEQMVQQTSETGLGAVTVLTGGLIIIGVRTPEFLPVFLLVVPVAATLVFRMRSRLRTHNEIFRQEVEHMSARVTEMTRLISVTRAHGLEHDALRRMDATLTRVLDSGRRLDLLNGRFASMAWVFLNTLGICFLTVAALISYWGVWPITAGDVVMLSAFLTTLTNSTTTLMSLTPVITKGLESVRSIGEVLQAPELEDNDGRAVVRAVEGAVDFQGVGHRYAEGEEPAVRDFSLAVRPGETIALVGASGAGKSTVLNLLIGFIRPTTGRLLLDGTDMSTLDLRTYRHFVSVVPQESILFEGTVRDNVAYGMPDAGEEAVRAALRDANALEFVERLPQGLDTVIGDGGARLSGGQRQRLAIARALIRDPRVLILDEATSALDTRSEALVQQALGRLVHGRTTFVVAHRLSTIRNADRIVVMENGRIQEIGSHDELLRRGGAYTALHGAAAA; this is translated from the coding sequence GTGGCGTCGTGGGAAGGCCCCCTCGATCACCGCTACCAAGGTGAACATCCGATCCGTACCCTCGCCTACCTCTTCCGCCCCCACCGCTGGCGGCTGTTGGCGGCCTGTCTCGTCTTCACCGTCAAGCACAGCCCGATCTGGCTGCTCCCCATGGTCACCGCGGCCATAGTGGACACGGTCGTGCAGCACCTCCCGCTCGGCCGGCTGTGGACCAGCGCCGGCCTGATCATGGTGATCCTCGCGATCAACACCCCGCTGCACCTGGTGTGGGTCCGCCTGATGCACGGCAGCGTCCGCCGCACGGGCACCGCGCTGCGTTCGGCCCTGTGCACGCGCATGCAGCACCTGTCCATCGGCTACCACTGGCGCGTGAGCGCGGGCGTCCTGCAGACCAAGGTCGTCCGCGACGTGGAGACCGTCGAGCAGATGGTCCAGCAGACGTCCGAGACGGGCCTCGGCGCGGTGACCGTGCTCACCGGCGGGCTGATCATCATCGGCGTGCGGACCCCGGAGTTCCTCCCCGTCTTCCTGCTCGTGGTCCCGGTCGCCGCCACGCTCGTGTTCCGGATGCGCAGCCGGCTGCGGACGCACAACGAGATCTTCCGCCAGGAGGTGGAGCACATGTCGGCCCGGGTCACGGAGATGACGCGTCTCATCTCCGTGACGCGCGCCCACGGTCTCGAGCACGACGCGCTGCGCCGCATGGACGCGACCCTGACCCGCGTCCTGGACTCCGGCCGTCGCCTCGACCTCCTCAACGGCCGCTTCGCGTCGATGGCCTGGGTGTTCCTGAACACCCTCGGGATCTGCTTCCTGACCGTGGCGGCCCTCATCTCCTACTGGGGGGTGTGGCCCATCACGGCCGGCGACGTCGTGATGCTGAGCGCCTTCCTCACCACCCTGACCAACTCCACGACGACCCTCATGAGCCTCACGCCCGTCATCACCAAGGGACTCGAGTCGGTGCGCTCCATCGGCGAGGTCCTCCAGGCGCCCGAACTGGAGGACAACGACGGCCGGGCCGTGGTGCGCGCCGTCGAGGGCGCCGTCGACTTCCAGGGCGTCGGCCACCGCTACGCGGAGGGCGAGGAGCCGGCCGTCCGCGACTTCTCCCTCGCCGTGCGGCCGGGGGAGACCATCGCCCTCGTCGGCGCGTCCGGCGCGGGCAAGTCGACGGTCCTGAACCTGCTGATCGGCTTCATCCGCCCGACCACGGGCCGCCTGCTGCTGGACGGCACCGACATGAGCACGCTCGACCTGCGCACGTACCGCCACTTCGTGTCCGTCGTGCCGCAGGAGTCCATCCTGTTCGAGGGCACCGTGCGGGACAACGTCGCCTACGGCATGCCGGACGCCGGCGAGGAGGCCGTGCGGGCGGCCCTGCGCGACGCGAACGCCCTGGAGTTCGTCGAGCGGCTGCCGCAGGGCCTCGACACCGTCATCGGCGACGGCGGCGCGCGCCTGTCGGGCGGCCAGCGGCAGCGGCTCGCCATCGCCCGCGCCCTCATCCGCGACCCGCGCGTCCTCATCCTCGACGAGGCGACCTCGGCCCTGGACACGCGCTCCGAGGCGCTCGTGCAGCAGGCGCTGGGACGGCTGGTGCACGGCCGCACGACCTTCGTCGTGGCCCACCGGCTCTCCACCATCCGCAACGCCGACCGCATCGTGGTGATGGAGAACGGCCGGATCCAGGAGATCGGCTCGCACGACGAACTCCTGCGGCGCGGCGGTGCCTACACCGCGCTGCACGGAGCCGCCGCGGCCTGA
- a CDS encoding DUF4396 domain-containing protein: MEHTGHDDRHAHTEHAHGGAAAGTSWGTAARATLHCLTGCAIGEVLGMVIGTAAGLHDASTVVLSVALAFVFGYALTMRGVLRAAVPFRQALRIALAADTVSIAVMELVDNATMAGLPGALDAGLPDPLFWGSLAFSLALAFLVATPVNRWLIGRGRGHAVVHAHHH, translated from the coding sequence ATGGAACACACGGGGCACGACGACCGGCACGCACACACGGAGCACGCGCACGGCGGCGCGGCGGCCGGCACCAGCTGGGGCACCGCCGCCCGCGCGACGCTGCACTGCCTCACCGGCTGCGCCATCGGCGAGGTCCTCGGCATGGTCATCGGGACGGCGGCCGGGCTCCACGACGCGAGCACCGTCGTACTGTCCGTCGCACTCGCGTTCGTCTTCGGGTACGCGCTGACCATGCGCGGCGTGCTGCGGGCCGCCGTCCCGTTCCGGCAGGCGCTGCGGATCGCGCTCGCCGCCGACACCGTGTCCATCGCCGTCATGGAACTGGTCGACAACGCCACCATGGCCGGCCTGCCCGGCGCGCTGGACGCGGGGCTCCCGGACCCGCTGTTCTGGGGCTCGCTCGCCTTCTCGCTCGCCCTGGCCTTCCTGGTCGCCACGCCCGTCAACCGGTGGCTGATCGGCCGCGGCAGGGGCCACGCCGTCGTCCACGCCCACCACCACTGA